One stretch of Streptomyces sp. MMBL 11-1 DNA includes these proteins:
- a CDS encoding wax ester/triacylglycerol synthase family O-acyltransferase: MGTELLAPLDLAFWHLESDAHPMHLGALAVFAPAPGAGPERILDLLGTRAAAIPRLRMCVRDVLLPVGGKAWTVDKDFDVHRHVSHAAVEDGDFMAGAGRLAAELMERPLGRGLPPWRMYLIGGAAGGPFAVLVKLHHALADGMRAVAIGAGIFDEIAAVTSARTAARGRPAVPPRSWLPDPREMAGMALGRIGEVGRALGVGASVVRAGRLDLRSTTAFTAPSSGTRRLATADLDAGDLQRIRRAEGGTANDVLLAVVAGALRRWMAGRGEQLPAADPRALVPVSRRRPGGASATGNRLSAYLLGLPVTAADPRERLRAVRTAMDRNKAAGPLKGAGAVAVLADQLPPLASRFGAPLAANVARVLFDVLVTSVPLPRSALSLGGCPLTALYPMAPLARGQALAVALSTYGGRVHVGLVADGKALPDLDRLAAAVEEEFTELYAVITGTDRSPVS; the protein is encoded by the coding sequence TTGGGTACCGAGCTTCTCGCCCCGCTCGATCTCGCTTTCTGGCACCTCGAATCGGACGCCCATCCGATGCACCTCGGCGCGCTCGCCGTCTTCGCACCGGCGCCCGGCGCGGGCCCGGAGCGGATCCTCGACCTGCTCGGCACCCGCGCAGCCGCGATTCCCCGGCTGCGCATGTGCGTACGGGACGTCCTGCTGCCGGTCGGCGGCAAGGCCTGGACGGTCGACAAGGACTTCGACGTGCACCGGCACGTCAGCCATGCGGCCGTGGAGGACGGCGACTTCATGGCCGGGGCCGGGCGGCTGGCCGCCGAACTGATGGAGCGACCGCTCGGGCGCGGGCTGCCGCCCTGGCGGATGTACCTCATCGGCGGCGCGGCGGGCGGGCCCTTCGCCGTCCTGGTCAAGCTGCACCACGCCCTGGCCGACGGGATGCGGGCGGTCGCCATCGGAGCCGGGATCTTCGACGAGATCGCCGCCGTCACCAGCGCCCGCACCGCTGCCCGGGGCCGCCCCGCCGTCCCGCCCCGCTCCTGGCTGCCCGACCCCCGCGAGATGGCGGGCATGGCTCTCGGCCGGATCGGAGAGGTCGGCCGGGCGCTCGGCGTGGGGGCCTCCGTCGTCCGCGCCGGCCGCCTCGACCTGCGCTCCACGACCGCCTTCACCGCCCCCTCCAGCGGCACCCGCCGCCTGGCCACCGCCGACCTCGACGCCGGGGACCTCCAGCGGATCCGACGGGCCGAGGGCGGCACCGCCAACGACGTCCTCCTCGCCGTCGTCGCCGGTGCGCTGCGCCGCTGGATGGCCGGGCGCGGCGAGCAGCTTCCCGCCGCCGACCCGCGCGCCCTGGTCCCCGTCTCCCGCCGCAGGCCCGGGGGCGCCTCCGCCACCGGCAACCGGCTCTCCGCCTATCTGCTCGGCCTGCCGGTCACCGCGGCCGACCCGCGCGAGCGGCTCCGGGCGGTCCGGACGGCGATGGACCGCAACAAGGCGGCCGGACCGCTGAAGGGCGCCGGGGCCGTCGCCGTACTGGCCGACCAACTGCCGCCGCTGGCCAGCCGGTTCGGCGCACCGCTGGCGGCCAACGTCGCCCGTGTGCTCTTCGACGTGCTGGTCACCAGCGTGCCGCTGCCCCGCTCCGCGCTCTCGCTGGGCGGCTGCCCGCTGACCGCCCTCTACCCCATGGCGCCGCTGGCCCGGGGCCAGGCCCTCGCGGTGGCCCTCTCCACCTACGGCGGCCGGGTGCACGTGGGGCTGGTGGCCGACGGCAAGGCGCTGCCCGACCTCGACCGGCTCGCCGCCGCGGTCGAGGAGGAGTTCACGGAGCTGTACGCCGTCATCACCGGCACGGACCGCTCACCGGTGTCCTGA
- a CDS encoding DUF1990 family protein: MSTLTYPEVGATRLGPLPRGYHHLHHRTRIGRGEPDFAAAGAAVTEWRMHRASGARVESPGRRAEPGCGVRVSLGLGPLRFTAPCEVIWTAYGEDGRTGFGYGTLAGHPERGEECFVVELADDGTVWFTVLAFSRPASWYTRLAGPLVPLAQRWYARRLGRTLRRIVAGS; this comes from the coding sequence ATGAGCACCCTCACCTACCCGGAGGTCGGCGCGACCCGCCTCGGCCCGCTCCCCCGGGGCTACCACCACCTCCACCACCGCACCCGGATCGGCCGCGGCGAGCCGGACTTCGCGGCCGCCGGAGCGGCGGTCACCGAGTGGCGGATGCACCGCGCCTCGGGCGCGCGGGTGGAGTCCCCGGGGCGCCGCGCGGAGCCTGGCTGCGGCGTCCGGGTCTCCCTGGGCCTCGGACCGCTGCGCTTCACGGCCCCCTGCGAGGTGATCTGGACGGCGTACGGGGAGGACGGCCGCACCGGTTTCGGCTACGGCACCCTCGCCGGACATCCGGAGCGTGGCGAGGAGTGCTTCGTGGTGGAGCTCGCGGACGACGGCACGGTGTGGTTCACGGTGCTGGCGTTCTCGCGCCCCGCCTCCTGGTACACCCGGCTCGCCGGACCTCTGGTGCCGCTTGCGCAGCGCTGGTACGCGCGCAGGCTCGGCCGCACGCTGCGCCGTATCGTCGCCGGGAGCTGA
- a CDS encoding Fpg/Nei family DNA glycosylase, protein MPELPEVEALRVFLDDHLVGKEIARVIPLAISVLKTFEPPLTALEGAAVTSVARHGKFLDIEAGGLHLCTHLARAGWLRWKDSFPATPPRPGKGPHALRLTTVDGDGFDLTEMGTRKRLSVHLVHDPQDVPGIARLGPDPLADAFDRAAFTALLAGERRQIKGALRDQSLIAGIGNAYSDEILHVAKMSPFKRTADLDEDDVTRLYTALRTTLEDAVARSSGVEAGKLKAEKKTGMRVHGRTGETCPVCGDTILEVSFSDSSLQYCPTCQTGGKPLADRRLSKFLK, encoded by the coding sequence ATGCCCGAACTGCCCGAAGTCGAAGCCCTGCGGGTCTTCCTCGACGACCACCTGGTCGGCAAGGAGATCGCCCGCGTCATCCCGCTGGCGATCAGTGTCCTGAAGACGTTCGAGCCGCCGCTCACCGCCCTGGAAGGCGCGGCTGTCACCTCGGTCGCCCGCCACGGCAAGTTCCTCGACATCGAGGCGGGCGGCCTCCACCTGTGCACCCACCTCGCCCGGGCCGGCTGGCTCCGCTGGAAGGACTCCTTCCCGGCCACCCCGCCCCGCCCCGGCAAGGGGCCCCACGCGCTCCGCCTGACGACCGTCGACGGCGACGGCTTCGACCTCACCGAGATGGGCACCAGGAAACGCCTCTCGGTCCACCTCGTCCACGACCCCCAGGACGTCCCCGGAATCGCCCGCCTCGGCCCGGACCCCCTCGCCGACGCCTTCGACCGCGCCGCGTTCACCGCGCTGCTCGCCGGGGAACGCCGTCAGATCAAGGGCGCGCTGCGCGACCAGTCGCTCATCGCGGGCATCGGCAACGCCTACAGCGACGAGATCCTGCACGTCGCGAAGATGTCCCCGTTCAAACGCACCGCCGACCTCGACGAGGACGACGTCACCCGCCTGTACACCGCGCTGCGCACCACACTCGAGGACGCCGTCGCCCGCTCCAGCGGGGTGGAGGCAGGGAAGCTCAAGGCCGAGAAGAAGACCGGGATGCGGGTCCACGGGCGTACCGGGGAGACCTGCCCGGTCTGTGGGGACACCATCCTGGAGGTCTCCTTCAGCGACTCCTCGCTCCAGTACTGCCCCACCTGCCAGACCGGCGGGAAGCCGCTCGCGGACCGCAGGCTCTCCAAGTTCCTGAAGTGA
- a CDS encoding lipase maturation factor family protein, translating into MEWFTADGYWLSRLIFQRALAVVYLAAFLTAALQFRALIGERGMLPVPELLRRTSWRAAPGLFRLHYSDRFFAIVAWSGCAVSVALIAGLDGLLPLWGGMLLWALPWVLYLSIVQVGQVWYGFGWESLLLETGFLAVFLGTGDTAAPVLVLWLLRWLLFRVEFGAGLIKMRGDACWRELTCLDFHHETQPMPGPLSWFFHHLPRPVHRIEVAANHLTQLLVPFLLFTPQPVASAAAGLMVLTQLWLVLSGNFAWLNWLTITLALSAIDWTPLAGPPPEQAAPPLWYEAVVIAVTALVLVLSYRPVRNLLSRRQAMNRSYDPLHLVNTYGAFGSISRTRLEVVVEGSADPVGRAGTEWREYGFRGKPGDPRRLPRLYAPYHLRLDWMMWFAALSPAYARPWFGPFAERLLDGDRDTLRLLGHNPFPDGPPRQVRARVFRYRFTGLRELRATGCWWHRTYVREFLRPVSRPLPPERESGETGRGTR; encoded by the coding sequence ATGGAATGGTTCACCGCGGACGGCTACTGGCTGAGCCGGCTGATCTTCCAGCGGGCTCTGGCCGTGGTCTATCTGGCCGCCTTCCTCACCGCCGCGCTCCAGTTCCGGGCGCTGATCGGCGAGCGCGGCATGCTGCCCGTCCCCGAGTTGCTGCGGCGCACCTCCTGGCGGGCCGCTCCGGGGCTCTTCCGGCTGCACTACTCGGACCGCTTCTTCGCCATCGTGGCCTGGAGCGGCTGCGCCGTGTCCGTGGCCCTGATCGCCGGTCTCGACGGGCTGCTGCCGCTGTGGGGCGGCATGCTGCTCTGGGCGCTGCCGTGGGTGCTGTATCTGTCGATCGTCCAGGTGGGGCAGGTCTGGTACGGCTTCGGCTGGGAGTCGCTGCTGCTGGAGACGGGGTTCCTGGCGGTCTTCCTCGGCACCGGGGACACGGCCGCGCCGGTGCTGGTGCTGTGGCTGCTGCGGTGGCTGCTGTTCCGGGTGGAGTTCGGCGCGGGGCTGATCAAGATGCGCGGGGACGCGTGCTGGCGGGAGCTGACGTGCCTGGACTTCCACCACGAGACCCAGCCGATGCCGGGGCCGCTGAGCTGGTTCTTCCACCATCTGCCCAGGCCCGTGCACCGGATCGAGGTCGCCGCCAACCATCTCACCCAGCTGCTGGTCCCCTTCCTGCTGTTCACCCCGCAGCCGGTGGCGAGTGCGGCGGCCGGTCTGATGGTCCTCACCCAGCTCTGGCTGGTCCTGTCGGGCAACTTCGCCTGGCTGAACTGGCTCACCATCACGCTGGCGCTCTCGGCGATCGACTGGACCCCCCTGGCCGGGCCGCCGCCGGAGCAGGCCGCCCCGCCCCTCTGGTACGAGGCGGTCGTCATCGCGGTCACCGCCCTGGTGCTGGTGCTCAGCTACCGCCCGGTGCGCAATCTGCTCTCGCGGCGACAGGCGATGAACCGGTCCTACGATCCGCTGCACCTGGTCAACACCTACGGGGCGTTCGGTTCCATCAGCCGGACGCGGCTGGAGGTCGTGGTGGAGGGCAGCGCCGATCCGGTGGGGCGTGCGGGGACCGAGTGGCGGGAGTACGGCTTCCGCGGCAAGCCCGGCGATCCGCGGCGGCTGCCGCGTCTGTACGCCCCGTACCATCTGCGGCTCGACTGGATGATGTGGTTCGCGGCGCTCTCCCCCGCGTACGCCCGTCCCTGGTTCGGACCCTTCGCCGAGCGGCTGCTCGACGGCGACCGGGACACGCTCCGGCTGCTCGGGCACAACCCGTTCCCCGACGGGCCGCCCCGGCAGGTGCGCGCCCGGGTGTTCCGCTACCGGTTCACCGGGCTCCGGGAACTGCGGGCCACCGGCTGCTGGTGGCACCGCACCTACGTCCGGGAATTCCTGCGGCCCGTCTCCCGGCCGCTGCCGCCGGAGCGGGAGAGCGGGGAGACGGGCCGCGGGACGCGCTGA
- a CDS encoding sodium/solute symporter, whose protein sequence is MSTPDHLASWVAVALVVLATVLVGGFGLRISRTTSDFYVASRTVRPRLNAAAISGEYLSAASFLGVAGLVLVHGPDMLWYPVGYTAGYLVLLVFVAAPLRRSGAYTLPDFAEGRLESRQVRRLVSALVVGAGWLYLVPQLQGAGLTLKILTGAPGWLGDVLVATVVTAAVAAGGMRSITFVQVFQYWLKLTALLVPALFLVLAWQGDGRPRVSFDDQLTVFRADHPLYATYGLIVATFLGTMGLPHVVVRFYTSPNGRDARRTTVAVLALVGFFYLLPPIYGALGRLYTPELRYGGDADAAVLLLPARLIGGLGGDLLGALIAGGAFAAFLSTASGLTMAVAGVITQDVLPSRGVRHFRLATVLAIAVPLAGSLLVSRVPVADAVGMAFAVSASSFCPLLILGIWWRRLTPPGAVAGLLLGGGSALVAVAITVSGAVRPPGWPHALLAWPAVWSVPVGFLAMILVSLATPGRIPPGTNAAMTRFHLPEALSSARSAAGRER, encoded by the coding sequence GTGAGCACCCCCGATCACCTGGCGTCCTGGGTGGCGGTCGCCCTCGTCGTCCTCGCCACCGTCCTCGTCGGCGGATTCGGCCTGCGCATCTCCCGGACGACCTCCGACTTCTACGTGGCCTCGCGCACCGTACGGCCCCGCCTCAACGCCGCCGCGATCAGCGGCGAATACCTCTCCGCCGCCTCCTTCCTCGGCGTTGCCGGTCTCGTCCTCGTCCACGGACCCGACATGCTCTGGTACCCGGTCGGCTACACCGCCGGATACCTGGTGCTCCTGGTCTTCGTCGCCGCCCCGCTGCGCCGCTCGGGGGCGTACACCCTGCCGGACTTCGCCGAGGGACGGCTCGAATCGCGGCAGGTCCGCCGCCTGGTCAGCGCGCTCGTGGTCGGCGCGGGCTGGCTCTACCTCGTGCCGCAGCTCCAGGGCGCCGGGCTCACCCTCAAGATCCTCACGGGCGCTCCGGGCTGGCTCGGCGACGTCCTCGTCGCCACCGTCGTGACCGCCGCCGTCGCCGCGGGCGGCATGCGCTCCATCACCTTCGTCCAGGTCTTCCAGTACTGGCTCAAGCTCACCGCCCTCCTTGTCCCCGCCCTCTTTCTCGTGCTCGCCTGGCAGGGCGACGGCCGGCCCCGGGTCAGCTTCGACGACCAGCTCACCGTCTTCCGTGCCGACCATCCGCTGTACGCCACCTACGGGCTGATCGTGGCGACCTTCCTCGGCACCATGGGCCTGCCCCATGTCGTCGTCCGCTTCTACACCAGCCCGAACGGCCGCGACGCCCGCCGCACCACCGTCGCCGTCCTCGCCCTGGTCGGCTTCTTCTATCTGCTCCCGCCGATCTACGGCGCGCTCGGCCGGCTCTACACGCCCGAACTGCGGTACGGGGGAGACGCGGACGCCGCCGTCCTGCTGCTCCCCGCCCGTCTCATCGGCGGACTGGGCGGCGACCTCCTCGGGGCGTTGATCGCCGGCGGGGCGTTCGCCGCGTTCCTGTCCACCGCCTCCGGGCTCACCATGGCCGTCGCCGGAGTCATCACCCAGGACGTCCTGCCCTCGCGCGGGGTACGCCACTTCCGGCTCGCCACCGTCCTCGCCATCGCCGTACCGCTCGCCGGTTCCCTGCTGGTGAGCCGGGTGCCGGTGGCCGACGCGGTGGGCATGGCCTTCGCCGTCTCCGCCTCCTCCTTCTGCCCCCTGCTCATCCTCGGCATCTGGTGGCGGCGGCTCACCCCGCCCGGGGCCGTCGCGGGGCTCCTGCTGGGCGGCGGCTCCGCTCTCGTCGCGGTGGCCATCACCGTCAGCGGAGCCGTACGCCCGCCGGGGTGGCCGCACGCCCTGCTCGCCTGGCCCGCCGTCTGGTCCGTTCCCGTGGGGTTCCTCGCGATGATCCTCGTCTCGCTCGCCACGCCGGGGCGGATACCCCCGGGCACCAATGCCGCCATGACCCGCTTCCACCTCCCCGAGGCCCTCTCCTCGGCACGGTCCGCCGCGGGGCGGGAACGATGA
- a CDS encoding LytR/AlgR family response regulator transcription factor, giving the protein MLRVLAVDDEQPALEELLYLLRADPRVRSAEGATGATEALRRIGGAVDAGPDDPSAIDVVFLDIHMAGLTGLDVAQLLAGFAAPPLIVFVTAHEGFAVHAFDLKAVDYVLKPVRRERLAEAVRRVAEQVGDRSAPVHDSAGDQIPVELGGVTRFIPIDEIEYAEAQGDYARLHTATGSHLVRIPLTTLEERWRSRGFVRIHRRHLVALGRIDELRLDAGSMSVRVGEAELAVSRRHARALRDLLMRQGGR; this is encoded by the coding sequence ATGCTGCGCGTACTCGCCGTCGACGACGAACAACCCGCCCTGGAGGAACTCCTCTACCTCCTGCGCGCCGACCCTCGTGTCCGCAGCGCCGAGGGCGCCACCGGTGCGACCGAGGCACTGCGCCGCATCGGCGGCGCCGTGGACGCGGGCCCCGATGATCCGTCCGCGATCGACGTGGTCTTCCTCGACATCCACATGGCCGGTCTCACCGGACTCGACGTCGCCCAGCTCCTCGCCGGATTCGCCGCGCCCCCGCTCATCGTCTTCGTCACCGCGCACGAGGGCTTCGCCGTCCACGCCTTCGACCTCAAGGCCGTCGACTACGTCCTGAAACCGGTCCGCCGCGAACGCCTCGCCGAAGCCGTCCGCCGGGTCGCCGAGCAGGTGGGGGACCGGTCCGCACCGGTCCACGACAGCGCGGGCGACCAGATACCGGTCGAACTGGGCGGCGTCACCCGCTTCATCCCCATCGACGAGATCGAGTACGCCGAGGCGCAGGGCGACTACGCCCGCCTGCACACCGCCACCGGCAGCCACCTCGTGCGTATCCCGCTCACCACCCTGGAGGAGCGCTGGCGCTCCCGCGGCTTCGTCCGGATCCACCGCCGCCACCTCGTGGCGCTCGGCAGGATCGACGAACTGCGCCTGGACGCGGGCAGCATGAGCGTGCGCGTCGGGGAGGCCGAGCTGGCCGTCAGCCGCCGCCACGCCCGCGCCCTGCGCGACCTCCTGATGCGCCAGGGCGGCCGCTGA
- a CDS encoding YndJ family protein: MTALVNAIVMLGMLVVVPAGLRLTGLRELDRIRLLWPLFAVPGAAALWLPRSTAATALACCYALGTILLALHAPRRAVRGRGLGPAAIALITALVTPAVAAIALVAERSGHELFGFGLDILALTVPHFHFAGFAAALIAGLVLGVSNGPAGRFAALSVPLGTLLVLVGYFLDDWAELAGALVLTAGMWTVGLLTWRMGRADGRDGTTRFLLLASAGVLVATMLLALSWALGEATGLPHPTLTWMAATHGLGNALGFALCSLLAWRRIRTEGPDRTGGSTA; this comes from the coding sequence GTGACCGCACTGGTCAACGCCATCGTGATGCTGGGCATGCTCGTCGTCGTGCCGGCGGGGCTGCGGCTGACCGGGCTGCGGGAGCTGGACCGGATCCGGCTGCTCTGGCCGCTGTTCGCCGTGCCGGGCGCCGCCGCCCTGTGGCTGCCGCGCTCCACCGCGGCCACGGCGCTCGCCTGCTGTTATGCGCTGGGGACCATCCTGCTCGCCCTGCACGCCCCGCGCCGGGCGGTCCGCGGCCGGGGCCTCGGCCCGGCGGCGATCGCGCTGATCACCGCGCTGGTCACCCCGGCCGTCGCCGCGATCGCGCTGGTCGCCGAACGGTCGGGGCACGAACTGTTCGGATTCGGCCTCGACATCCTCGCGCTGACCGTGCCGCACTTCCACTTCGCCGGGTTCGCCGCCGCCCTGATCGCCGGGCTGGTCCTCGGGGTCTCCAACGGACCGGCGGGCCGCTTCGCCGCACTGAGCGTGCCGCTGGGCACCCTGCTCGTCCTCGTCGGGTACTTCCTCGACGACTGGGCCGAACTCGCCGGAGCCCTCGTTCTCACGGCCGGGATGTGGACGGTCGGCCTGCTGACCTGGCGCATGGGGCGCGCCGACGGCCGGGACGGGACGACGCGGTTCCTGCTGCTCGCCTCCGCGGGCGTCCTGGTGGCGACGATGCTGCTCGCGCTGAGCTGGGCGCTCGGCGAGGCGACCGGGCTGCCCCACCCCACCCTGACCTGGATGGCCGCCACCCATGGCCTGGGCAACGCGCTGGGCTTCGCGCTCTGCTCGCTGCTGGCCTGGCGGCGCATCCGCACCGAAGGACCCGACCGCACCGGAGGCAGCACCGCATGA
- a CDS encoding DUF6777 domain-containing protein, with product MRSPRRIRRTALAALSAGVLFAVAGCGDGGDRTAKGTTGTAEAKDVLLQPLASPGPGPFTESTARETASPSATGAPDAEPTSATRTVHPVSGAVPGLYGGTRSVAACDVERQAALLPDDEDKARAFADVSGIEAVQIPGYLRSLTPVVLRVDAQVTNHGYSAGSATAFQAVLQAGTAVLVDSRGMPRVRCVCGNPLGPPVVADGKVAHRGERWPDYDPARIVAVEPGVKAATSLIIVNADDNTWIERVVGDSGGRDRTPDDPPPFEPDADLLFPSPGRPSESAPADPTPSGPAPSGPAEPEGPTDPGPPEPSDDFGDPPPEGPWEYEEEGGPDVAPEPTQVFPAEPDEPVGPDEPMEAGLGDVFAG from the coding sequence GTGCGCTCACCCAGACGTATCCGGCGTACGGCGCTCGCCGCGCTGTCCGCCGGAGTGCTGTTCGCCGTCGCCGGCTGCGGCGACGGCGGTGACCGGACGGCGAAGGGCACCACGGGCACCGCGGAGGCCAAGGACGTTCTCCTCCAGCCGCTCGCGTCCCCCGGCCCCGGTCCGTTCACCGAGTCCACGGCGCGGGAGACGGCCTCCCCGTCCGCCACCGGCGCGCCGGACGCCGAACCGACCTCCGCCACCCGGACGGTCCATCCGGTCTCCGGCGCCGTGCCGGGGCTCTACGGCGGCACCCGGTCGGTCGCCGCCTGCGATGTCGAACGGCAGGCCGCCCTGCTGCCCGACGACGAGGACAAGGCGCGCGCCTTCGCCGACGTGTCCGGTATCGAGGCCGTGCAGATTCCGGGCTACCTGAGGTCCCTGACCCCGGTCGTCCTGCGTGTCGACGCCCAGGTCACCAATCACGGCTACAGCGCCGGTTCGGCCACCGCCTTCCAGGCCGTGCTCCAGGCGGGCACCGCCGTCCTGGTCGACAGCCGGGGGATGCCCCGTGTCCGCTGCGTCTGCGGCAACCCGTTGGGCCCGCCCGTGGTCGCGGACGGGAAGGTCGCGCACCGGGGGGAGCGCTGGCCCGACTACGACCCCGCGCGCATCGTGGCCGTCGAGCCCGGTGTCAAGGCGGCCACCAGTCTGATCATCGTGAACGCCGACGACAACACCTGGATCGAGCGGGTCGTGGGCGACAGCGGCGGCCGCGACCGCACCCCGGACGACCCGCCGCCGTTCGAGCCCGACGCCGACCTGCTCTTCCCGTCGCCGGGCCGCCCCTCCGAATCCGCGCCCGCGGACCCCACCCCGTCCGGTCCGGCCCCTTCCGGCCCCGCCGAGCCGGAAGGGCCCACGGACCCCGGACCCCCGGAGCCGTCCGACGACTTCGGAGACCCGCCGCCCGAGGGGCCGTGGGAGTACGAGGAGGAGGGGGGTCCGGACGTCGCGCCGGAGCCGACCCAGGTCTTCCCCGCCGAGCCGGACGAACCCGTCGGGCCGGACGAGCCCATGGAAGCGGGCCTCGGCGACGTGTTCGCCGGCTGA
- a CDS encoding SpoIIE family protein phosphatase, with the protein MDDRVAGALSLPEDWPAHPDLSLALNRMGSFDWDLDTGLMHMDQAALDVFDLTADEYDGRPASLAPRVPTDEAQRLDGMVSHALKSGRTDYGAYFRIQRRDGTLRWTHTQGFVRRDGTGRPRRIIGIVRDATQELADSAARRELDGERRQRTSLVEGTTAALAHARTVKDVIAVLKNSQGLAHLGATSLVMGLLESGRIHLVADGPEGAYIPGTRYTRVDEPYPMSEVVRTLTPRFIESADDFAASYPILWPGISHLGITSAAYMPLIAQARPIGALGLLYRDKGGFTADERNLLMALGTSIAQSLQRAMLYEQEHDLAEGLQQAMLPRRIPAVPGAQVAVRYRSARLGRDIGGDWYDLIPLPGGRVGAVIGDVQGHDTHAAAVMGQLRIVLRAYAAEGHSPATVMARASVFLHELDTDRFATCTYAEVDLTTGVVQVVRAGHVDPLVRDVDGSCRRMPSEGGLPLGLSAEFGRLEYPVGTVELDPGQTMILFTDGLVELPGSDLDEGMQLLTALVTNGPRDLQNLADQLCEAVDERGGQDDVALLLLRRRAAHAPQPGGRLQQHVAQNDPEALSSSRHMIRAAVRAWGAKDRADEIELAADELITNALMHTDGGAVVTIRVLAGTERRLRVDVEDRSSALPRRRDAGESGVSGRGLMLVDRLADVWGVESRGSGKCVWCEFLIPAR; encoded by the coding sequence ATGGATGATCGGGTAGCGGGTGCCCTGTCACTCCCCGAAGACTGGCCCGCCCACCCGGACCTCAGCCTCGCCCTGAACCGTATGGGCAGCTTCGACTGGGATCTCGACACCGGCCTCATGCACATGGACCAGGCCGCCCTCGACGTGTTCGACCTGACCGCGGACGAGTACGACGGCCGGCCGGCCTCGCTGGCACCGCGCGTGCCGACGGACGAGGCCCAGCGTCTGGACGGAATGGTCTCGCACGCGCTGAAGAGCGGGCGTACCGACTACGGCGCGTACTTCCGCATCCAGCGGCGGGACGGCACGCTGCGCTGGACGCACACCCAGGGCTTCGTGCGCCGGGACGGGACCGGCCGCCCGCGCCGCATCATCGGGATCGTCCGCGACGCCACCCAGGAACTGGCCGACTCCGCGGCCCGGCGCGAGCTGGACGGGGAGCGCCGCCAGCGCACCAGCCTGGTCGAGGGCACCACCGCCGCGCTGGCCCACGCCCGTACCGTCAAGGACGTCATCGCCGTCCTCAAGAACTCCCAGGGGCTCGCCCACCTCGGGGCCACCAGTCTCGTCATGGGTCTGCTGGAGTCCGGCCGCATCCACCTCGTGGCCGACGGCCCCGAAGGCGCGTACATCCCCGGTACCCGGTACACCCGGGTGGACGAGCCGTACCCGATGAGCGAAGTGGTGCGCACCCTGACCCCCCGCTTCATCGAGTCCGCCGACGACTTCGCCGCCTCCTACCCGATCCTCTGGCCCGGCATCAGCCACCTCGGGATCACCTCCGCCGCCTACATGCCGCTGATCGCGCAGGCCCGGCCGATCGGAGCACTCGGCCTCCTCTACCGGGACAAGGGGGGCTTCACCGCCGACGAACGCAATCTGCTGATGGCGCTCGGCACCTCGATCGCCCAGAGCCTCCAGCGCGCGATGCTCTACGAACAGGAGCACGACCTCGCCGAGGGGCTGCAGCAGGCGATGCTGCCGCGCCGGATCCCGGCCGTGCCCGGGGCGCAGGTCGCCGTCCGCTACCGCTCGGCCCGCCTCGGCCGCGACATCGGCGGCGACTGGTACGACCTGATCCCGCTGCCCGGCGGCCGGGTCGGCGCCGTCATCGGGGACGTCCAGGGGCACGACACCCACGCCGCCGCCGTCATGGGGCAGCTCAGGATCGTCCTGCGCGCGTACGCGGCCGAGGGGCACAGCCCCGCCACGGTCATGGCGCGCGCCTCCGTCTTCCTCCACGAGCTGGACACGGACCGCTTCGCCACCTGTACCTACGCCGAGGTCGACCTCACCACCGGCGTCGTCCAGGTGGTCCGCGCCGGACATGTCGACCCGCTGGTACGGGACGTGGACGGGAGCTGCCGCAGGATGCCGTCCGAGGGCGGCCTGCCGCTCGGCCTCTCGGCGGAGTTCGGCCGGCTGGAGTACCCGGTCGGCACGGTCGAGCTGGACCCCGGCCAGACGATGATCCTTTTCACCGACGGCCTCGTCGAACTGCCGGGCTCCGACCTCGACGAGGGCATGCAACTGCTCACCGCCCTCGTCACCAACGGCCCCCGGGACCTCCAGAACCTCGCCGACCAGCTCTGCGAGGCCGTCGACGAGCGCGGCGGCCAGGACGACGTCGCCCTCCTGCTGCTGCGCCGCCGGGCCGCGCACGCCCCGCAGCCGGGCGGCCGGCTCCAGCAGCACGTCGCCCAGAACGACCCCGAGGCGCTGAGTTCGTCCCGCCACATGATCCGGGCAGCGGTCCGGGCCTGGGGAGCCAAGGACCGGGCCGACGAGATCGAGCTCGCGGCCGACGAACTGATCACCAACGCGCTCATGCACACCGACGGCGGTGCCGTCGTGACGATCCGGGTACTCGCCGGAACCGAGCGACGGCTGCGCGTCGACGTCGAGGACCGCTCCAGCGCACTGCCCAGACGCCGCGACGCGGGGGAGTCGGGGGTGTCCGGGCGCGGACTGATGCTGGTCGACCGGCTGGCCGACGTCTGGGGAGTGGAGTCCCGGGGCAGCGGCAAATGCGTGTGGTGCGAATTCCTCATTCCGGCCCGCTGA